In the Methanobrevibacter thaueri genome, one interval contains:
- a CDS encoding ArsA family ATPase, producing MAFKDYFKFNKDKTTFIFIGGKGGVGKTSVSSATALWLAEQGKKTLIVSTDPAHSLSDSLEVPIGSYPREIKTNLFAVEIDPDVAMAQKQAQLEAQKAANPDDAGGLFGMDFLSDQLDMASSSPGADEAAAFEMFMGVMNSDEFDVVVFDTAPTGHTLRLLSFPEVMDSWVGKMMMLKAKLGSATNALRKIMPFMDEIDDPQTSEDLKRTKEQIDQAKAVLSDPDRTTFKMVVIPEEMSIYESERALEALSKYDITVDSVIVNQVMPDICDCDFCHSRHKLQQKRLALIDQKFPDQHIAEVPLFKDEVKGQEKLLNLAHILYDGEDNDEVVQEAIQL from the coding sequence TTGGCATTTAAAGATTATTTCAAGTTCAACAAGGACAAGACAACATTCATTTTCATAGGTGGAAAAGGAGGAGTCGGAAAGACTTCAGTATCCTCTGCCACCGCATTATGGCTGGCCGAACAGGGCAAAAAGACATTGATTGTATCAACCGACCCTGCACACTCATTATCCGATTCACTTGAAGTGCCTATCGGAAGCTATCCTCGTGAAATCAAAACCAACCTTTTCGCTGTCGAAATCGACCCTGATGTTGCAATGGCACAAAAGCAGGCACAACTGGAAGCCCAAAAGGCAGCAAATCCTGATGATGCTGGAGGATTATTCGGAATGGACTTTTTATCAGACCAACTCGACATGGCTTCATCCTCACCGGGTGCAGATGAGGCAGCGGCATTTGAAATGTTCATGGGTGTTATGAATTCAGACGAGTTTGATGTTGTGGTGTTTGATACAGCACCTACCGGACACACCTTAAGGCTATTGTCCTTCCCTGAAGTAATGGACTCCTGGGTAGGAAAAATGATGATGCTCAAGGCAAAATTGGGCTCTGCAACCAATGCGCTTAGAAAGATCATGCCTTTCATGGACGAAATCGATGACCCGCAGACCTCTGAAGATTTGAAAAGGACAAAAGAGCAAATCGACCAGGCAAAAGCAGTGTTGTCCGATCCTGACAGAACCACATTTAAAATGGTCGTAATTCCTGAGGAAATGTCAATCTATGAATCAGAAAGGGCATTGGAAGCTTTAAGCAAATATGACATCACCGTTGACAGTGTCATCGTAAACCAGGTGATGCCTGATATCTGCGACTGTGATTTCTGCCACTCAAGACATAAATTGCAGCAAAAAAGATTGGCCTTGATCGACCAGAAGTTCCCGGACCAGCACATCGCTGAAGTTCCGCTATTCAAGGATGAGGTAAAAGGTCAGGAAAAGCTATTGAACCTTGCACACATCCTATATGATGGTGAGGACAACGATGAGGTTGTTCAAGAGGCAATCCAATTATAA